In a genomic window of Lycium ferocissimum isolate CSIRO_LF1 chromosome 9, AGI_CSIRO_Lferr_CH_V1, whole genome shotgun sequence:
- the LOC132069323 gene encoding protein SPIRAL1-like 5, with protein MEKSPNSARGVSYGGGQSSLGYLFGGDDKKQQKIDDPPPSPTVLAPPYGIDDENENPSEISNATSITYQKSQGQNSGIFVTGRPSTKVKSVPGGDSSLGYLFGDKS; from the exons ATGGAGAAATCTCCAAACTCAGCTAGAGGTGTGAGCTATGGTGGAGGACAAAGCTCCTTAGGCTATCTCTTTGGTGGTGATgataaaaaacaacaaaagattGATGACCCTCCACCTTCTCCCACTGTTTTAGCACCACCttatggtattgatgatgaaaatgaaaatccATCAGAAATTTCCAACGCTACTTCAATTACCTATCAAAAATCTCAGGGCCAAAATTCAGGAATTTTCGTCAct GGTCGTCCATCGACAAAGGTGAAATCAGTTCCAGGAGGAGATTCATCTTTGGGCTACTTGTTTGGAGATAAGTCTTGA